In one Lolium rigidum isolate FL_2022 chromosome 3, APGP_CSIRO_Lrig_0.1, whole genome shotgun sequence genomic region, the following are encoded:
- the LOC124702558 gene encoding metacaspase-1-like, with the protein MGNTGPPRTTSWCSHCGAGLVAPPGGSSSSVRCALCHRVTRIERHRSVGNAVVLAPPSPPRTLIPVRRELPAGYPVARGKKRAVLVGVSYTGTDYELRGTVNDVDSMKSLLRGKFGFPSNCILVLTEKKSDDPYMVPTRENLLLAMRWLVEDCDAGDSLVFHFSGHGVQKLDTNGDEVDGYNEALCPLDFEDKGKILDDEINETIVRPLRPGVKLHAIIDTCHSGTILDLRYLCRLSRTGYWQWENHNRQPQKPKGTSGGLAISISGCKDDQKSADSSGFPESAEIGAMTDSFIKAVQSEPGTTYGRLLSAMRGTIRDGQGMGRRLLPGRVGSFVRKMVTSSSVQEPQLCSSEVFDIYRKPFLL; encoded by the exons ATGGGCAACACAGGGCCGCCGAGGACGACGTCGTGGTGCAGCCACTGCGGCGCGGGCCTCGTGGCGCCGCCCGGCGGGTCGAGTTCCAGCGTCCGGTGCGCGCTCTGCCACCGCGTGACGCGCATCGAGCGGCACCGCAGCGTGGGTAACGCGGTGGTGCTGGCGCCCCCGTCACCCCCGCGGACGCTGATCCCCGTCAGGCGCGAGCTTCCCGCCGGCTACCCCGTGGCCCGCGGCAAGAAGCGCGCTGTCCTCGTCGGCGTCAGCTACACGGGCACCGACTACGAGCTcag GGGCACGGTCAACGACGTGGACTCCATGAAGAGCCTTCTCCGCGGCAAGTTCGGCTTCCCGAGCAACTGCATCCTCGTGCTCACCG AAAAGAAGAGCGATGACCCGTACATGGTGCCGACGAGGGAGAACCTGCTCCTCGCCATGCGGTGGCTGGTGGAGGACTGCGACGCCGGCGACTCGCTGGTGTTCCACTTCTCCGGCCACGGCGTGCAGAAGCTGGACACCAACGGCGACGAGGTTGACGGCTACAACGAGGCGCTCTGCCCGCTGGACTTCGAGGACAAGGGCAAGATCCTGGACGACGAGATCAACGAAACCATCGTCCGCCCGCTCCGCCCCGGCGTCAAGCTCCACGCCATCATCGACACCTGCCACAGCGGCACCATCCTCGACCTCCGCTACCTCTGCCGCCTCTCCAG AACCGGGTACTGGCAGTGGGAGAACCACAACCGTCAGCCCCAGAAGCCGAAAGGCACGAGCGGCGGCCTCGCCATCTCCATCAGCGGCTGCAAAGACGACCAGAAGTCTGCAGATTCTAGC GGGTTCCCCGAGTCCGCCGAGATCGGCGCCATGACGGACAGCTTCATCAAGGCGGTGCAGTCGGAGCCAGGGACGACGTACGGGCGGCTGCTGAGCGCGATGAGAGGGACGATCCGCGACGGTCAGGGAatgggccgccgcctcctcccgggcCGCGTCGGCTCCTTCGTCCGCAAGATGGTCACTTCCAGCAGCGTGCAGGAGCCTCAGCTCTGCTCCTCCGAGGTGTTCGACATCTACCGCAAGCCCTTTCTCCTCTGA
- the LOC124702557 gene encoding uncharacterized protein LOC124702557 produces MDPNMKQLQEALVDIETDAEQLLLARHQLVENDKMRNANREALTALRKRARTTKTSVPSPFDVIMKEMEGTSGKQLVKEICPTCGNHDPKEHTWLMFPGSDIFARVPFHVTHTILEKDQERLDYDTKKLQSFVKEKSFLISEKGALADKISPGIVKSLVSLTDKPK; encoded by the exons ATGGACCCCAATATGAAGCAGCTTCAAGAGGCTCTGGTTGACATTGAAACTGATGCAGAGCAACTTCTTCTGGCTAGGCATCAG TTAGTGGAGAATGATAAGATGAGGAATGCTAACAGGGAGGCGCTGACAGCCTTGCGCAAAAGAGCCAGGACAACCAAAACTAGTGTTCCATCTCCCTTTGATGTCATAATGAAAGAGATGGAGGGAACCTCAGGCAAGCAGCTGGTAAAGGAGATATGCCCGACATGTGGAAACCACGACCCCAAAGAACATACCTGGCTAATGTTTCCAGGATCAGATATTTTTGCCCGTGTTCCATTTCATGTAACACACACTATTCTGGAGAAAG ATCAAGAACGCCTAGATTATGACACCAAGAAGCTGCAAAGCTTTGTGAAGGAGAAGTCATTCTTGATCTCTGAGAAAGGCGCCCTCGCGGACAAGATCAGCCCTGGCATCGTGAAATCCCTTGTCAGCCTTACAGATAAACCCAAGTAG